The following are encoded together in the Ignatzschineria indica genome:
- a CDS encoding TatD family hydrolase, producing MLNIADTTHFIDSHCHLDMVELSAYDNDFQKLIAAIKKNHVAQMLCVSVDLERWDAMEQLVAPYEEIFLSVGIHPGAVPAKITASMENFRPMLENPKVIAIGETGLDYHYSVEHKLEQQASFITQIDIAKETQKPLIIHTRDARQDTINILTHEEARDAGGIFHCFTENWEMAKKGLDLGFYLSFSGIITFRNAEELREVVAKAPLDRILIETDSPYLTPVPYRGKANHPGLVPFVAKTIAEVKGISIDEVAQVTTQNFRTLFSQP from the coding sequence ATGTTAAATATCGCAGATACGACCCACTTTATCGATTCACACTGTCATCTCGACATGGTGGAGCTCTCCGCTTATGATAATGACTTTCAAAAGCTTATTGCCGCTATTAAAAAGAATCATGTCGCCCAGATGCTCTGTGTTAGCGTTGATCTTGAACGCTGGGATGCTATGGAACAATTAGTTGCCCCTTACGAGGAGATCTTCCTTTCCGTAGGGATTCATCCTGGTGCTGTACCGGCAAAAATTACCGCTTCCATGGAAAATTTCAGACCGATGTTGGAAAATCCCAAGGTGATTGCCATCGGTGAAACTGGACTCGATTACCACTACTCCGTTGAGCATAAGCTAGAGCAACAAGCCTCCTTCATTACTCAAATCGATATTGCGAAAGAGACTCAAAAGCCACTTATTATACATACGCGCGATGCACGCCAAGATACTATCAATATCTTAACCCATGAGGAGGCTCGTGATGCCGGCGGTATCTTTCACTGCTTTACAGAAAATTGGGAGATGGCTAAAAAAGGTTTAGATCTTGGATTCTATCTCTCATTTAGTGGCATTATCACTTTTAGAAATGCAGAAGAGCTACGGGAGGTGGTGGCAAAAGCACCGCTTGATCGCATACTCATTGAGACTGACTCCCCCTATCTCACCCCCGTCCCCTATCGCGGAAAGGCAAACCATCCTGGACTTGTTCCCTTTGTAGCGAAAACGATTGCAGAGGTGAAGGGTATCTCCATCGACGAGGTCGCACAAGTCACAACGCAAAACTTTCGTACTCTCTTCTCTCAACCTTAA
- the hldE gene encoding bifunctional D-glycero-beta-D-manno-heptose-7-phosphate kinase/D-glycero-beta-D-manno-heptose 1-phosphate adenylyltransferase HldE has product MKNSIGKIAVFGDIMIDSYWIGSTNRISPESPVPVVNINHTENRLGGAANVALNISKMECPVTLSGLVGVDGNAKELQELCHQHHITTQFVAEASFPTIKKLRIISRQQHIVRCDFEEAPDLTPALTAKITQSLKTTIDENDLIVLSDYNKGFLSDPQALIQHARAQGKFVIIDPKGDDFSKYRGASLLTPNTSEFEIVAGKCRDEAELFAKAEKLRIELDLEALLITRSEKGMTLFERDKEPVTFSAKAQDVFDVTGAGDTVIAMIATQLAKGTPLPQACKIANIAASIVVGKMGASYVTQEELDYELGQSDRPHNLVLSKEALLHEVKRAKMNNETIVMTNGCFDLLHRGHVKYLEEASKLGHHLIVALNSDASVKRLKGDLRPIMDEKSRATVLASLSSVAWVTLFDEDTPEALIREVLPDVLVKGSDYRVEEIAGADAVINNGGRVELIDFVDGYSTSSAIEKIIASQQ; this is encoded by the coding sequence ATGAAAAACTCCATTGGTAAAATTGCTGTTTTTGGCGACATTATGATTGACAGCTATTGGATCGGCTCTACAAATCGAATATCACCAGAATCTCCCGTTCCTGTCGTCAATATCAACCATACTGAAAACCGTTTAGGCGGCGCGGCCAACGTGGCCCTTAATATCAGTAAAATGGAGTGCCCTGTAACCCTATCAGGATTAGTCGGTGTCGATGGTAATGCAAAGGAACTTCAAGAGCTCTGTCACCAACACCACATCACAACTCAATTTGTAGCGGAAGCAAGCTTCCCAACAATTAAGAAGCTTCGTATTATCAGTCGTCAACAACATATTGTTCGCTGCGACTTCGAAGAGGCGCCAGATCTTACACCGGCACTGACCGCCAAAATTACCCAATCGCTCAAAACAACGATTGATGAAAATGATCTCATCGTCCTATCTGATTACAACAAAGGGTTTCTCTCGGATCCTCAAGCGCTTATCCAGCACGCACGAGCCCAGGGAAAATTTGTGATTATCGATCCCAAAGGAGATGACTTCTCCAAATATCGAGGCGCTTCTCTCTTAACCCCTAATACTAGCGAGTTTGAGATCGTTGCTGGCAAGTGTCGTGATGAAGCTGAGCTCTTTGCTAAGGCGGAAAAACTTCGCATTGAGCTCGATCTTGAAGCGCTATTGATCACCCGTAGCGAAAAGGGGATGACCCTCTTTGAACGTGACAAAGAGCCGGTAACATTCTCAGCAAAAGCGCAAGATGTCTTTGATGTTACAGGTGCCGGTGATACTGTTATTGCAATGATCGCAACTCAACTAGCAAAAGGAACCCCCCTCCCCCAAGCTTGTAAAATAGCTAATATTGCCGCATCTATTGTGGTTGGAAAGATGGGCGCCTCCTATGTTACTCAAGAGGAGCTCGACTATGAGCTTGGTCAATCAGATCGTCCACACAACCTCGTTCTGTCAAAAGAAGCGCTACTTCATGAAGTAAAACGCGCTAAGATGAATAATGAGACCATCGTGATGACCAATGGCTGCTTCGATCTTCTTCATCGTGGGCATGTTAAGTATCTTGAAGAAGCGAGTAAGCTAGGACATCATCTTATTGTTGCCCTCAATTCCGATGCCTCTGTTAAGCGCTTAAAAGGGGATCTTCGTCCCATTATGGATGAAAAGAGCCGAGCAACAGTACTCGCCTCCCTCTCTTCTGTCGCCTGGGTAACGCTCTTTGATGAGGATACTCCTGAGGCGCTGATTCGTGAGGTACTCCCTGATGTTCTCGTAAAGGGGAGTGACTATCGTGTGGAAGAGATCGCCGGCGCTGATGCCGTCATTAATAATGGTGGTCGCGTCGAACTGATCGATTTTGTCGATGGATACTCAACAAGCAGTGCCATTGAAAAGATTATCGCCTCTCAACAATAG
- a CDS encoding metal ABC transporter ATP-binding protein encodes MRALEISNLTVSYKAHPVVHHLTAQFPLGQSCAIVGPNGAGKSTLLKAIMGLVPYSEGVITRSETLRVSYLSQISHIRRDLPLTLFELVSAGALNQVGLFRRLSSDIHQRVFAALEFVGLENFGERSIDSLSGGQFQKALFARIVVEGADLILLDEPFNAMDARTTQELCYLIQRWEAEGKTVIAVLHDLHLARQYFSNTLLLAREKIAFGASREVLTEENLLKAESVSLGWESDSWCEA; translated from the coding sequence ATGAGAGCATTAGAGATTTCCAACTTAACGGTGAGTTATAAGGCGCATCCTGTTGTTCATCACTTAACGGCTCAATTTCCGTTAGGGCAGAGTTGCGCTATTGTGGGACCTAATGGTGCAGGAAAGAGTACTTTACTGAAGGCAATTATGGGGCTCGTACCCTATTCGGAAGGGGTGATTACCCGCAGTGAAACATTGCGAGTCAGTTATCTATCTCAGATCTCCCATATTCGTCGTGATCTCCCTTTAACGCTCTTTGAGTTAGTCAGTGCCGGAGCGCTTAACCAGGTTGGGCTCTTTCGACGGCTCTCTTCTGATATTCACCAACGTGTCTTTGCTGCACTTGAGTTCGTTGGGCTTGAGAATTTTGGTGAGCGTAGTATCGATTCTCTCTCCGGCGGGCAGTTTCAGAAAGCGCTCTTTGCGCGGATTGTTGTTGAAGGTGCAGATCTAATTCTTCTAGATGAGCCATTCAATGCGATGGATGCGAGAACTACGCAGGAGCTTTGTTATCTTATACAGCGCTGGGAAGCTGAGGGAAAGACCGTTATTGCCGTTCTTCATGATCTTCATTTGGCGCGACAATACTTTAGTAATACGCTTCTTTTGGCGCGGGAGAAGATCGCTTTTGGTGCTAGCCGAGAGGTTTTAACGGAAGAGAATCTTCTTAAAGCGGAATCGGTCTCTCTCGGATGGGAGAGTGATTCTTGGTGTGAGGCATAG